The Brassica napus cultivar Da-Ae chromosome C7, Da-Ae, whole genome shotgun sequence genome has a segment encoding these proteins:
- the LOC106379304 gene encoding RPM1-interacting protein 4: MAERSNVPKFGNWEQEEDVPYTAYFENANRARAPGGSVVNPTDPEYYSDSQSQAPPPPPPPLSKTKPEEVEPLRRSRERLRTPEESELKQIGDAGGSSKEADNKRQGRASQNNGNDKSPLHKNSYDGIGRSKPKPNLRAVESPEKVTVVPKFGDWDENNPASADGYTHIFNKVREERSSNVSGGSSRTPPHFRNNPSKTSRCCCFGF; the protein is encoded by the exons ATGGCA GAGCGTTCGAATGTTCCCAAATTTGGAAACTGGGAACAGGAAGAGGATGTTCCTTACACAGCTTACTTTGAAAATGCCAATAGAGCTCGAGCTCCCGGCGGCAGTGTAGTGAACCCGACCGACCCGGAATATTACTCGGATTCACAGTCTcaagctcctcctcctcctcctccacctctTTCAAAAACCAAACCTGAGGAAGTTGAACCGCTTAGAAGATCGCGTGAAAGGTTGAGAACCCCCGAAGAGAGCGAGTTGAAGCAGATTGGTGATGCTGGTGGTTCATCAAAAGAAGCTGATAACAAAAGACAAGGAAGGGCTTCTCAAAACAATGGTAATGACAAGTCACCGTTgcataaaaattcatatgatGGCATTGGAAGATCAAAGCCCAAACCCAACCTTAGAGCTGTTGAAAGC CCTGAAAAGGTGACGGTGGTGCCCAAGTTTGGTGATTGGGATGAGAATAACCCGGCATCAGCTGATGGATACACACACATTTTCAACAAAGTCCGTGAAGAGAGGAGCTCTAATGTGAGTGGAGGATCTTCAAGAACTCCGCCTCACTTCCGTAATAACCCTTCCAAGACTTCCAGA TGTTGCTGCTTTGGCTTTTGA